Proteins found in one Coffea eugenioides isolate CCC68of chromosome 5, Ceug_1.0, whole genome shotgun sequence genomic segment:
- the LOC113771225 gene encoding uncharacterized protein LOC113771225 has translation MESFPYVIKYKAGKTNVVADALSRRYALIALLDAKLLGFDLIKELYDTDTDFSAIYKSCAKSGQGKFFIHDGFMYCNDKLCIPSCSIRKLLTRETHGGGLMGHFGVTNTLSAL, from the coding sequence ATGGAGTCATTTCCCTATGTGATCAAGTACAAAGCTGGCAAGACCAACGTCGTTGCCGATGCACTATCTAGGAGGTATGCCTTGATTGCTCTACTTGATGCTAAACTCCTTGGATTTGATCTCATCAAAGAGCTCTATGATACCGAcactgatttttctgctatctATAAGTCTTGTGCTAAGTCGGGTCAGGGTAAGTTCTTCATACATGATGGATTTATGTATTGTAATGATAAATTGTGCATTCCGTCATGTTCTATTCGTAAGTTACTAACCCGTGAAACTCACGGAGGTGGGttgatgggacactttggtgtcACCAACACTTTGAGTGCTTTATAG